The region ctaatgttggggatatgactatttgtgtaagccgcccaggaggggccgggttacacaaagagtactcatcagagagaagcccaaggcTGAGCATGAAGGTGGTGGTTCATAAAGGGCccgaggcccacaggcgacttaaggcccgttgtagtaaaccgccatgatggcatgacttgtgacataaggtagatttaactagtcgccgagtcggacactgtttatgagccggtcgggactctgtaagccacagggcgtcgacccgtgtatataaggggatgacctgctagcggcttagggcaagaaacaactcatcgagagccgggcatagcgtatctcgctccctggtcatcgaaacatcaataccaacccaactagacgtaggccttaccttcaccgtaaggggccgaactagtataaactctcacgtgtcccttgtcccgatttaaccccttcaagcttcctagttgcgatgactccacaactaagtcctttcacgaggacatgtgACGTGACTATTCCACTATAACCATAATTTTGTTTGTATGTAATTTTTGTAAATGTATACAGTAGATTTATAATTTGCAAATTAATTATAATCATTTTTGGCTtaaccatatggatgtgaagaagcgATGTCACGGTTACTGTAGCTTACGTGACATCCCTTGAGgatgttagaggatccggttccGAAGGCAACCGCATTGTTGGGTTGGGCCTTTACTGTAGACTTAAGGTCCAGTTGAACAGTGGGTTATAactccttttcttttttatttgtgtTTTGACTTAAATTTTAAAAGcatttttgttttataaaatataaacttGGGACAATAATTATAATGCAATATTAGACACTACCATAAAAGTTTTTGGGGGTTATTTAAAATATTGTGGAAATTTCATAATTTTAGAAAAGTAATTAAAATACTGTTTTGACTCTGTTTAAATATGCTAGAGcccaatttagcattgtgatgatgtTGTTTTCCTCCACcaatatttttttggaatatttgctaaAACATGAACTATTTTTCTAACATGTTTGTGAAACTTTAAATTTCACTTACCACTTGAATTTGGAATTTTGACTAGGGTTCGAGAGTTGAATTATTTCTTAATGCAAGTTAAATTTTGATGACAATGATGACACGGCACATTAGCATGTGgtcactgtagcatgacactgggggtgttacacctTGTCTTCAAGATATTGGAAGTTGACTTTCCGAAGCTACCTCACATAGAGCGGGAGGCCCAAATATTTTATTTCCAAAGCTGCCTCACCCGCGGCCATGCTTGATCGGGTGGCCCGGAAGCCCATTGAGGAGGATGCACGAAGAGGATGATGAAAGCAGAGCGGCGATCCAATTCCGAGATTTGCAAGGCAACCccttgcgttgtactccctccgttcccaaatataagtcttttacagattccactatagactactccctccatcccgaaaTACTTGTCGGATAGATGGATAAAATTAGATccatctataactaaaatacgtctagattcaTCAATTTCtcagacaagtatttccggacggagggagtacatacgaagcaaaatgagtcaatgtacactctaaaatatgtctatatacatctatatgtagtttgtagtgaaatctttaaaaagacttatgtttaggaacgaagggagtagtaagtcAAGGATGTATTCCCTGTTGATCGCGTCGAATGCTTTTCTAATGTTGAGCTTGAAGAGGAGGGTGGAAATCTTGCGTTTGTGCAACCGGCACGGAAAATTGCGAACAAATATgaagttgtcatggatcctccttttttttatgaaagcacttTGGGTGTCGGAGACGAGTGCGCCCATGTGGGGGGCAAGCCTCAAGGAAAAAAATCGATTACACATCTTTCATTTCAAAGAAGACTGCTGATGGCTCAAACAGCGGCCTACGCGCACATGAAGAAGAACTGGCTGCAAATTACTAGTCTACATCGTCAAGAATGAGAAATGCTGCTCATATAAGACGTTGCAACCTTCAAGGCTTGAGCTAAACAAATTCAAATCCCTCCAAGTTCATACAGACAGTCTAAACTCCAACGGAACAAGACTAACAAAATACTACAGTAGTACTAAGGTAGTCTTTGTACCCAAGGACGAACATCTCCAGACAGGCAAATTGAATTGAAACTAAAACACCATACGACATTCCCCTTCGAAACTTGTAAAACTTAGCAGAGTAGTAGTAATAACTGAACAAGACGGCGCATCTTCAGACTCCAAAACTATCCATCTTCGATCCTTGGGCAGGCACATCCACGCGCGCGCGACGAAGCTAAGCCGAGGGGCACTGACGAAAACGACGAGATCAAGTTCATTAGCGCCCAAATCAAGCCCAAACTGGACGGACACAGCGCAAAGACTCACCAGCACCAGGATCATGTACAGCTTGAGCGCGAGCTCCATGAAGCACGCGACGGCGCCCACCGCGTAGTAGCGCCGGGCCGCCAGCGTCGGCGCCAGAACGGCCTCCTTCGCCAGAAGACGGGCCAGGTTGATCTGGCAGAGCACGCCGACCATCAGTAAGTAGTTGCTGCCGAAGCACGCGCGGAGGTAGGCGCAGGCACAGTCGTCCGGCGCCACGGAGACAGTCGACGCCGTGAGCAGCAGCACCATGGCCATCACGGGCACCGCCGTCTTGAGGATCACGGACTGCAGATCGCGGGCTTCAAAGTTGGCATAAGAAACAAGAAGATGAGcaaatcttggtggcatgacagggAAATAGCAGAGCGAGATCATCAAGGCGGAACTTCGCGAGTTGCCACTACCCGGGCCAAAAAAAGACCAAGAAACCCCCAATTGAACCTTTGCCATGGAAAACACAAAGTTTCTTTGTAGCTGGTCCTACACGGTGCCCCTTATCTATGCCGTTGGTCTCCGTATCGAGATGTGTGCTAGCACATTATTATCACAGCAGCAACATAGTGTTTAGTCTGAAAAGTGAAGGCTATATGAACAGTGAATTGATTCCTACCATGCGTTTTTTTGTACTGAGGCATTCCTACCATGCGTTTTTTTTACTGAGGCTTGCCAGCACAGTGAACAGTGAATTGATTCCTACCATACGAGCATGCATACTGTCAAATATTAGAATTTACTCGTAATGGACAATGAGACAAAAAACAGTAGTCATCCACACGCATATTCAGAAGCTTCTTGCGTTCAGAATAAGATCATAAGAGAAATATAGGTCCAACAACAAAAGGATACATAACAGATCAAATTGCCGATTAAAGCAAACAGTAGTGTTTGCATACCAAGATTCCAAATCGCAACAAAAGGGTACATAATGGATCTTTTTTTTCTTGATTGTTTGCACTAGCGCATGTTTGACAGCCCCCATATCATGCATAGGCACATTTTTTCTCAGTCGTCATCGATACTCTCAATGAATTGCTTCGGGCGGACACCACTGTTTCCCCTCAAATGCATCAAGTCATACACGTAAAAAGGAACGATGTTTCCGTtctggatctgaaatcatggccaaAATTGCAAgcatatatagtcaggcagacgatgGAAGATGTAAAAAGACTACAACGGATCTTGACATATATAATCACCAGGCAAGTCTTTCCGGATCAACGGATTCGGATTCAGAAGGGGATCGGGGACTTCGTTACTGGAAAAACAAAACGCAAATAGGATCAACGGATTCGGCTTCAAAAGCAATCTGATCCAAAACAGAGCTTGGGGAATTACGACCAAGTTGTAGGTAGGATCCAAACTACCTGAATCAGATGGAGATAACACTGATACAAGTTGTAGTTTGGGATTGGAACGAACCTGAGATTACCGGGCGAGAGGCACATGGCCGTGAGTGCCGACGAGCTCCCAGGACCGACCGCCGCCTCCTTTTCAGCACCCCTTGCGCCCGGGATGCTCTGCTCCGCCTCGGCCGACAGCGGAGATGACTGCCCAAGACCCACCCCAGCCTCCTTTTCAGCACCTCCGCATCCGATTCCCTGCTCCACCCCGGCGGTAGTGACTTTCCCCAATCTGTTGTAGCGACTAGGAGGATCGTCGAGATCCAAAACCATGCCGGGTCTAACCTCGTTCATGGCGGAGGCGAAGAGAAGGGTGGAGGAGGAGGGTTCGTCCTCGTTCATGCCAGAGGGGAAGTGGAGCGTGGAGGAGGGTGCGACCTCCTTCATGGCGGAGGGGAAGACGAGGATGGAGGAGGACGGTGTGTCCTCGTTCATGGCGGAGGGGAAGAGGAGAGCAGAGGCGTCGATTGGGAAGCACGAGAGCAGAGGCGTCGACGGGGAAATAAAGCGGTGAGTGGGCCAAGACAGCTGCGGGCGCACGTCAATTCGCGGCGTGAACAGTGGCCTATCATGGCCCGCCCAGAGTTAGGCTTTAGTAGACTTCCAGCCAGAAGATTAAGGATTAAGGCCTCTTTtgcttcataggataggattatcgtaggaataggaatcttgtaAAAAATGAGATGATATGTATCTTAAATCCTATGAATAGGAATAGGAagcaagatgtcatttggttgacaccaaaggaattttttcattgattctaggctcatttttattttcttatgaaatgtggaggataggaaccaatcctatgtaggaatagaaatccattcctatgaaccaaagggttctaaaggaaaaaatcctataagaatcctatctTCTAGAATTCCTATAAAATTTCTCTAAACCGCCTAAGTGTTCAGAGCCAACTGCTGTATGCACAAATCTCAATGAAACAGGGGTGTGAATGGAAGGCTCGGATAAAGGGTACCGTGTAGCCCCAGCTACAAAAAACCGCTCTCGATGAAAAATCAGCCGGAATGCGACCAGTTTTGAACTGATCCGAACGCGGAAGATCACCAAAAAGCAAACAAGATTGCTCTACTACGAGGAAGacagaaaaagaaacaaaaggaggaagattcATCCGGTGATCTTAAGCACAAATTTGCACCAGAATAGTAAGCATAACAAATTACTAGCAACAGGAAAACACAAGGACGAGTAATCAAGAGAGATGGATCATAGATGCAAGCATACCATCCATCTCTCTAGCGCCACTCTTTTCCCTGGCCACGGAGAGTTTTGGGGATGTTGCCGGGGCTCTGGATTAAACAGCGGTGGAGCTCTCTGTAACTAAATTGCCATGGGGTTGGCGCCTACTTTATATGCAGGCAGCATACGGGCGACGAGGAGGTACGCGGTCGTGGCTTGGTCTCCACTTTGGTCTACCCGTACATGGACGGGTGGCTGCATTTTCAGTCGGGAGGCAGCAGCAGTCAAGGGTGGTCAAGTCGTGGAGATTCTCCGTCTCCGTGGCAGGAGGGCAGGATCAACTCAGCTTTTCCAGTTTGCAGTTTTATGAACCAtctcctttttctcttttcttttctgaggCTTGGCAGACTGGTCGTTTGGTATGGCAAAAGCGTAGGGGTTgcatgaggcggaacaaaagattCACCAAACTGGGAAGTAGTACAGGCTACAGTCGAAAGGAACTGATACAAAGTGGTTAAAGAAAAGGACAGGCGGTGTGGGTCGCATACACTCCAAATTTCAAACCATCAAGGCTTCAGCTAAACATTCAAATCCCTTCCAAGTTCATACTTAGAGCATCCACAGCGGTTCGGCCCCCGAAGATCATTTTTAGACGGAAAATAGCGCCTCTTGGGGGCTTACCAACGCTATTTTTGGCGTGGGGGGCTCCGGGTCCAGCCGACACTTGGAACAAATTCAACAAAAACTAacttttatcacatagttcatcacagaaatcaatacaAGTCAAATAGTTCAACGAAGCAAGCTCATACTTCAAACACAAATGAAAATACATCGAACTAGGCGTTGCCATTGAGCCTTCATATGTGCTCCACCAGATCGTGctgcagttcttgatgcacctgtgggtcttggatctcctgacgcatattgaggaatGCAACCCATGTTGCCTCACTCTCCTCATCCATCAGAGCCGCGAACGCCTCCTCGTCCTCAGAGTCCATCGCCGAACAGGCAAATCGNNNNNNNNNNNNNNNNNNNNNNNNNNNNNNNNNNNNNNNNNNNNNNNNNNNNNNNNNNNNNNNNNNNNNNNNNNNNNNNNNNNNNNNNNNNNNNNNNNNNNNNNNNNNNNNNNNNNNNNNNNNNNNNNNNNNNNNNNNNNNNNNNNNNNNNNNNNNNNNNNNNNNNNNNNNNNNNNNNNNNNNNNNNNNNNNNNNNNNNNNNNNNNNNNNNNNNNNNGGTCGGAGTCCTAGAAAGCCCGGCCAGGAGCGGTATGGACGCTGTCGAGGCGAAACCCTCTCTTTCCGTCAAGGGAATGGCCTTTCTAGCTGTGTAGCAGTGGTTGTGGGCAGGGGGTGGTGCCGGTATCGGCATGACGGCGAAAGGAGAAGTGGTGTTATGCCGTGCGTTGGTCGAATCTGGGTGGAGAAAAGGAGTTTCTCACCTGACAATGGTGGCCCACGCGCCACTATTTCTTATGCCGGAGCCCCCAATTGCCCCAAAGTGCACTGGGTTCGGCCTGGGATCGCCGGGTAAAAAAATGGGTCGAACTGGCGAAATTCGGCGTCCTGAAGACACGACTGGGTAATTTAttttgcggcggtggaaaaaagGCGCCTTGAGGCGCCTGTTGGGGGTGCGGCCGAAGATGCTCTTAGGCTACAACCTAGAGGGCCGCACCGCAAAGCTGTTGCTACAAACAGATAGACAGTCTAAACCCCAATGGAACAAGACAACAACAAAATGGTACTACTAAGATAGACTTGCACGAATATGCTGGCAAATTGAAACTAAAGCCACattgttcatattttcaaaaattgttcggatTATTTAAAAAAACATGTGGAAATAAAAAAATCACGTTTGCAAAAAAATATCTTATTTTTAAAGAATATTCACAAATTTTCAAAAAATGCTCAACAGTcgaattttgtttgtgttttttcaaAAGTATTTTGGAATTAAATTTTTGTTCACATTTTTTTTAAACTATTGGTGTTCTCCAAAATGAATTCAAAGTAAATAAAAAATGTGCATGTGAGTTCTTAAAACTACCACGCTCCAACCAGTCAACAACCATCAACCATGGTGGCTAGTAGCACGCGTAGTTAAGTAGGAGCTCGCGGTTTGATTCCTAGCGATAGTGTTGCTTTTTAGGATTTCGTGCGTTCGGCGCTTTCCAGTGGGTCGGCCCAGTCACTACCACATGTGTGTACCACATGCTATTAGACACAATGAGCGTCCAATAGGAGCTCCCGCCTGGAAGGCATGTGCATCGGTATCAGGGTGCAAAATATGGGCCGAGCCTTCCAATGGATGCTAGTTGCTGGCGGGGCACCAAATGGGTCACACTATTCACAGTCCCGGACATCACAATGCCTTGAGGTCTAGTTGTCTATCCAGACATTTTAAGGCCCTGGACAACTGGACATAAGCTAATATAATTTTGGAAGGGCAATATTTTCTCGATATTAAGCTAATCTAATATGCCCTTTGATGTCTTTATTAAAAAAATGCTCAAAAGGAGAAGAAAAATGTCCAAGGACGCGACTTACCCTATCTAGACGATTAGGGTTTAGCCTACTCAACTGAAGCCTTCTTACCTTTTGATGACCACCGTCCGTATTCGCCGCACAGATTCTTGGGCTGACTACGAGGACGGTTGGCCCTTCCACTCGACATTGGTCTCTGCGGAGAGAACTTAGGGTGATCATATACATATTTTTTTTTCCTTAGAAGCTTTTCAAATATGTTGTCATGGCGGCTCCAAGTTTGAGTTACAGAGGGACAGACAAAGGAAAGGAGAAGCAATCCAAGGGGGCTCTGGAGGAAGATGAGCAGAGAACTTAGGGTGATCATATACACATTTTTTTCTTCCTTCAAAGCTTTTCAAATATGTTGTCATGGCGGCTCCAAGTTTGAGTTCCAGAGGGATAGACAAAGGAAAGGAGAAGCAATCCAAGGGGGCTCTGGAGGAAGATGAGGCTAAAGGAATGTGAACATGATGACGTTTATGTAGGGCTTGAGAGGATCGATGAGTAGGCTAAATTGGCATGTTGGCTTGCGGTGTCTATGGTACACACCACCAAGAACTTCAGTAGTGTGGCGTTCAAGGAAACAATGGATTCATCTCTAACCCATCCCATCAGCCCAAGAGATGGACGACAACCTTTTGTGATCTAGATGTTTTCTCTTGGGGATTGGAAAAAGGGTGATGTTTCAGGGGCCATGGATCTTTGATGGTCTCATGGTGCTATTTGAAGATTTTGATGGCAAAAATACACATGAATCGGTAAAAATTCACAGGGGAAAGATACCAGATTCAAGATTGATATAGGATATATCAAATCATGGACTAGTTAGCTCGAAGAATTAGGACGATGCGGAGCATGGAGATGAACCCTAAAAGGTTGCATGAGGGAACTATGTGCGTTTATGGGTGAAGATTGAAGTGACCAAGCCCTTGATATGATGTACTCCCCTTAATCTGGTCTGAGAAAGATTGATGTGAAGCACGCAAAAATAGGTTACTTCCGCGATGTTAGCGGTTTGCTGCGACATGATATGAGGAGTGTGGGGACGACGATCACCCGCGCGACAATGCACAATGGGACAAATGGTTGGTGGCAAGGAGGAGGGAGACCAATAATCTCCCAGGGAGGTGCTCGTGATGGCATGAACTTCTCACGGGGTCTCTTCTGAGGTAGAGGACGCAGTCGTGGTAGGTTCCCAAGGAAAAGGAGATCAGAAGACAcgggtttgggggaggaagaagataTCGATGATACAAttcagagccccatgaaacagtaggaAGTGAAGGACGGAGATGGCATAGAACCGGGTGGGAGTAAAAGTCGGTGTATCAAAAATCTTGACACGAGCTTGGGCAAGGAGGGTGATCGCAAACAAAGGGAAAAGGTTTCTGAAAGGACATGGATGTCGCCTATAGGGGATGGTGAATAGGCGGTTTAAAAACAAATATGGTTAAGGCTTGAACAAATGAGGAATAAAACTAgcatttaatttgtcaagcacaaaacataaatatactaggctcatctATGTGCACCAACAAATTTTGCTAAGcatgataaacaactaagtgatagcaagatatataacatgaagCACTAAGGATATCACAAAGTAAGTGCAAAAGTAAGGGGGCTCGGGTAAGACATAATCGAGGCACTCAGagatgatgatgtatcccgaacttcacacccttgcagatgctaatcttcgttagagtggtgtggaggcagaATGCTCCCCAaaatgccactagggccaccgtattctcctcacgccctcacatagTGCAAGGTGTCATGATTCCACTCAGGgaaccttgagggcggtcaccgaacccatatatTTTGTGGCCCTTGGGGGAGATCACCAAACCCATACAAATTGCTCGtggaaatctccacaacttaattggagacccTGAAGCTTGACCGGAGCTTTACACTATAATGATTGAGCTCCACGACACCAttaaccgtctagggcacccaagaACCCAAGAGGCACAagatctagggtgcccaaacacccaagactaATAAGCTTCTTAactttcacttccacgtatcaccgtggagaactcaaaccgacacAACTAATGCAATGGCAAGAACACATGAAGTGCTCAAGCACCTCACTCTCAAATTCCACCAAAGCAACAAAAGCTAtagattaatatgataggaaaaataAGGAGAACACAAAAGAACTCTAAGTTCTAGATCAACAAGGTTCCCATCACTGAGAGGAGAGATGGATTGTTGGaaatgtagatctaggtctcctctctcttttccctaaaaaatatgcaagaatcattggaggagtAGAGAGAAAGGAAGCTCCAAGAGGTCAACAATGGTGGGGAAAACTTGCTCAAGAACGTTGGGGTCAATGGGAAAGAAGACCCCCCCTTAAATAGTGGGAAGGAGAATCCAACAGTTATGTTCAGGAAATGCTCAAGTGGCACTACCACTTAATGGAGCGGTCATACCTCTAAATATGCAGAAGTGGTACTATATCTAATTATTGGTTGGTAACAGAAAACCCCACGGTAGTCTGTGCGGACAAACAGTTGAAGTACAGCACAAGCGGTACTCCCTATTAAGGAAGTGGTACTACCTCTAATTATGCACAAGTGGTACAACCtcttagggagcggtactacctccATTTAGATAGCAGCACAACCAGAAcatccataacttctgcaaatgaactCCGATTTTAACAAACTCAAGCCTGATAGAAAGCTAACGACAAGAGCTGTAAAAACACTACGAGAAATCTTCAGAACAAGCAAATTAAAATGTCGACAATGTAGAAGTGTGAAACCTCCATAAGAGAAGAATCGGGAAAaactccaacatcaaaaacataaATAGAAGATGCATACGAAATtcgttttcgatgaacttgagcttgtcatgaAGATAAACACAAGCCCCAAAACTCACATAGAGAAAagacaaacaagaaccaagaaagatgatgccaaAGATGAAAATGTTTGAGCTCTCTATAAACGATAAGATCAAGCTACTCGCTCGAGAGCCCCTCTTGATAGGACGACAAACAATCCTATGAGACCGATAAAAATATAAAACCTATAAAGGTCAAACCTTTGACTTGCACATAACACTTGACCTAGATGATGGCGATCATGCTAGCCTCAAGTTGGAACACCTTTCTTGATAACACAAGCGTGTAGAAGACTCGcaatttgccccccccccccatactccactatggaagagtcactcttaggcacatcttcacaagaccaTTATCACCAAATggttggcaagcttcaagcatatgatTACTTCGTGATGCACCTCTTGAACTTGCACATCACAACATTGATGATTATCACCACTTGATGCCATTCCCTCGAGTGCTATATGGAATATTCCTTTTGATGCAAGTACATGGAAATATACCTAACCGCACATAGAAACACCAAACAAATAGATCTTGGGTTAGTTcacaaagtgtaatggacaatgcttaccataccacggGATCACACAATCCCTCTTGTTAcatattctatgctttgtgtgttcaTCAAGCTGAATCCACTCTTAGCACTTTatcttgatcaaccttgtatcTTTCCTACTTTCTTGATtaagatgatgtcttgaaggtaacatGAACATTCACACAatattcttcttcaagacatgcttgcaataggctcaactctcacatgacctatCTTTGGATAACTCCATGAATAACACCTTGGTCAACAACTAATCTTCTTGTCTCAACCTTGAAACCAACATATGGTCTTCAAGCATTTCCTATGGATAACCTTTCAAGTATAACTCAAAGCAACCAATagtccataggaattgtcattaattaccaaaaccaaacatggggcaaCCATGCTCTTTCAGTTTTAGCCCAAAACGCCAGTCTCAACATAGAATGGGAGATCGAACATGGCAATGGTCCCCTCTGAGATCCGGTTTGGATAACGAAGGTATTCCTGCCCTTTCCCCATGGAGTGACCCTAAGTTTATCGAACTAGCGAGAGGATGGCTACTACGATAGAGGCTCTACCAGGTCTTTGCGAGAGAATTAAATTCTAGTTTTTACAGCTGGACCTTAACAACCTTAGGGTTTAAATACTTGTAACTAAAATGGGCATGGGTATGAGGACTTGATTCTCACAACCATTATTTGTGCTCAGGATCATAATGATATTAGACACCCGTTAAGATGTGCTTGCAAGGATACAAAGTCGGGGATGTGTTCAAATTACGTCCTGGCCGATTCGTGACCTGCATCAAGAGTCAGTTGTCCAACCGCAGAACCTTACTGTCACGCGAGGTTATCTCTGCAATAAGAATAAATCAGACAAAAGCATTGGGTGTTTAATGACTACATCTCATGTATCCCCAAGGATTGGCTTTTTTCTTCCATACTAAAACTTTATGTCACTAGTGTTCGGAATAGCGTTTCACGTCCTCCCTGCTCCTAACCTCCTCCCATATTGAACTCCATGATCTTGGAATAGTGACTTTTTCCATCCTTCTGGCATaccaaattgttgtttgcatgtcttTGGGTTTAAAACACTCCACATGGCTTCTTATCTATGGGTTGAGACTAGCTTGAAAGCTAGTGACATGGGAGTCACTTGGTATTGCAGGATTTTTCCTTTTCATTACATTCATGAGCCTTTCAAATTATTCTACATAAAGGGCAATGGTAGAAGTTTTTTGTGTTGCATGAAAAGAGCTAACAATATCACAAACAGAATCCAGGGCAAATCTTACAGATAAATAAGAGAAAAATCTATGCCAACGGACATTGGTAGGAGCATAACCAGTTTCTCTCCACCATTAGACAACATGTCCTTCTAAATAAGAAACAACTAACTTAGTTTTGTGCTCAATTGGAGTTCTAGCAGCAGCAAAATACTGCTCCTGATTCTCGATCCAGGAGTCAGGGTCATCTCCTTAAAATTTAGATATGTTTACTTTAGTTGGGTTAACTGCCAATACAACCCTTCTGCTATCAACAAAAGTATGAGGTCCATATTTTCTAGCATTTCCCTCCTACCAATCTTCTTCCTCCAGTTCGTCTAGAGGTATCTATGTTTGATTTGGTAATGGTGCCCCCTACATGAGTATGATCCACTTTGGAATTGCCAAAATTTGGGTGCCTGGATGGGAATTTTGGAGTGCCATCGAAACGGAGCTCCTTTCCTGAATTGTCCCTCAATGTTGTTGTTCCCGCTGTAGCATGAACTTGCTTTTCTGGCTCTTCCACTAAAGGTGGAGTTGGAGCTTGCAGCTGCTTGGGTCTTCCTGCAGGTATGACTAGTGATTTTTGTTGTTATATTTTGGTTGCACACTGCCTTGAGCAGAAAGTTCATTAGTTTGTTCCTCGTGGTCTGCATCCAAAAGCAAACGTCTGAAGTTATCTTGGATTTTCTCAAAATTCTCCTGCAGAGTTGCAAAACATTTCTTGAGCGTTGTTTGGAACTCCTTGAACTATTTTTTACCTTCCTCAT is a window of Triticum dicoccoides isolate Atlit2015 ecotype Zavitan chromosome 2B, WEW_v2.0, whole genome shotgun sequence DNA encoding:
- the LOC119363137 gene encoding uncharacterized protein LOC119363137 isoform X3; protein product: MYPFVAIWNLARDLQSVILKTAVPVMAMVLLLTASTVSVAPDDCACAYLRACFGSNYLLMVGVLCQINLARLLAKEAVLAPTLAARRYYAVGAVACFMELALKLYMILVLCPSA
- the LOC119363137 gene encoding uncharacterized protein LOC119363137 isoform X1, producing the protein MNEDTPSSSILVFPSAMKEVAPSSTLHFPSGMNEDEPSSSTLLFASAMNEGIGCGGAEKEAGVGLGQSSPLSAEAEQSIPGARGAEKEAAVGPGSSSALTAMCLSPGNLSPRSAVRDPQDGGARDGHGAAAHGVDCLRGAGRLCLRLPPRVLRQQLLTDGRRALPDQPGPSSGEGGRSGADAGGPALLRGGRRRVLHGARAQAVHDPGAVPLGLASSRARGCACPRIEDG
- the LOC119363137 gene encoding uncharacterized protein LOC119363137 isoform X2; its protein translation is MNEDTPSSSILVFPSAMKEVAPSSTLHFPSGMNEDEPSSSTLLFASAMNEVRPGMVLDLDDPPSRYNRLGKVTTAGVEQGIGCGGAEKEAGVGLGQSSPLSAEAEQSIPGARGAEKEAAVGPGSSSALTAMCLSPGNLSNEVPDPLLNPNPLIRKDLPDPERKHRSFLRV
- the LOC119363137 gene encoding uncharacterized protein LOC119363137 isoform X4, which produces MEARDLQSVILKTAVPVMAMVLLLTASTVSVAPDDCACAYLRACFGSNYLLMVGVLCQINLARLLAKEAVLAPTLAARRYYAVGAVACFMELALKLYMILVLCPSA
- the LOC119363137 gene encoding uncharacterized protein LOC119363137 isoform X6, whose amino-acid sequence is MAMVLLLTASTVSVAPDDCACAYLRACFGSNYLLMVGVLCQINLARLLAKEAVLAPTLAARRYYAVGAVACFMELALKLYMILVLCPSA